A genomic window from Cupriavidus basilensis includes:
- the fmdA gene encoding formamidase encodes MADTLIKVDLAQSAYENEQVHNRWHPDIPMACWVNPGDEFILETYDWTGGFIKNNESADDVRDIDLSIVHFLSGPVGVRGVKPGDLLVVDLLDVGAKPESQWGFNGFFSKQNGGGFLTDHFPLAQKSIWDFHGVYTTSRHVPGVEFAGLIHPGLIGCLPDPKLLHTWNERETGLIKTDPNRVPPLANPPFAATAHMGKLVGDAGRRAAAEGARTVPPREHGGNCDIKDLSRGSKVYFPVYVDGAGLSVGDLHFSQGDGEITFCGAIEMAGWVHMRVNVIKDGMAKYGIKNPIFKPSPITPTYNDYLIFEGISVDEQGKQHYLDVNVAYRQACLNAIEYLTKFGYSRAQAYAILGTAPVQGHISGVVDIPNSCATLWIPTQIFDFDIRPQANGPTVHIKGGADVLLSQDVA; translated from the coding sequence ATGGCAGATACCCTGATCAAGGTCGATCTCGCGCAATCGGCGTACGAGAACGAACAGGTCCACAACCGCTGGCACCCGGACATTCCCATGGCCTGCTGGGTCAATCCCGGCGACGAGTTCATCCTGGAGACCTATGACTGGACCGGCGGCTTCATCAAGAACAACGAGTCGGCGGATGACGTGCGGGACATCGACCTGTCCATCGTCCACTTTCTCTCCGGGCCGGTGGGTGTACGCGGCGTCAAGCCGGGCGACCTGCTGGTGGTCGACCTGCTGGACGTAGGCGCCAAGCCCGAAAGCCAGTGGGGCTTCAACGGCTTCTTCTCGAAGCAGAACGGCGGCGGGTTCCTGACGGACCATTTCCCGCTGGCGCAGAAATCCATCTGGGACTTCCACGGTGTCTACACCACGTCGCGCCATGTGCCCGGCGTGGAGTTCGCCGGGCTGATCCATCCCGGGCTGATCGGCTGCCTGCCCGATCCCAAGCTGCTCCATACCTGGAACGAACGCGAGACAGGGCTGATCAAGACCGACCCCAATCGCGTGCCGCCGCTGGCCAACCCGCCGTTTGCCGCGACCGCCCATATGGGCAAGCTCGTCGGGGACGCCGGCAGGCGGGCGGCAGCCGAGGGCGCGCGTACCGTGCCGCCGCGCGAGCATGGCGGCAACTGCGACATCAAGGACCTGTCGCGTGGCTCCAAGGTGTACTTCCCGGTGTATGTGGATGGGGCGGGGCTGTCGGTCGGCGATCTGCACTTCAGCCAGGGCGATGGCGAGATTACCTTCTGCGGCGCCATCGAGATGGCGGGGTGGGTGCACATGCGGGTCAACGTGATCAAGGACGGCATGGCGAAGTACGGCATCAAGAACCCCATCTTCAAGCCCAGCCCGATCACGCCGACCTACAACGACTACCTGATCTTCGAAGGCATCTCGGTGGATGAACAAGGCAAGCAGCACTACCTGGATGTCAACGTCGCCTACCGGCAGGCCTGCCTGAACGCGATCGAATACCTGACCAAGTTCGGCTACTCGCGCGCGCAGGCCTACGCCATCCTGGGCACGGCGCCGGTGCAGGGGCATATCAGCGGCGTCGTGGACATCCCCAACTCCTGCGCCACGCTCTGGATACCGACGCAGATCTTCGACTTCGATATCCGGCCGCAGGCCAACGGACCCACCGTGCACATCAAGGGAGGTGCCGACGTCCTGCTTTCGCAGGATGTGGCCTGA
- a CDS encoding AmiS/UreI family transporter, which produces MLGLTLLYVGAVLCLNGLWLLGKIGDREIWVVNIFAGGVTMLVSLRLIFGGEADSASIKAGALTLLFTFTYLWVALNRFNGADGRGLGWFSLFVSITVIPVAIDALRHANSVWDTWFAWCWVGWGVLWFLYFLLLAMQRPILKFTGVATVLAGIATGWLPGYLLLSESFR; this is translated from the coding sequence ATGCTAGGCCTGACGTTGCTTTACGTAGGTGCCGTGCTGTGCCTGAACGGCTTGTGGCTGCTGGGCAAGATTGGCGACCGCGAGATCTGGGTCGTCAACATCTTTGCCGGCGGGGTGACGATGCTGGTGTCGCTGCGCCTGATCTTCGGCGGCGAGGCGGACAGCGCATCCATCAAGGCCGGCGCGCTGACGCTGTTGTTCACCTTCACCTACCTGTGGGTTGCGCTCAACCGCTTCAACGGCGCGGACGGGCGTGGCCTGGGCTGGTTCAGCCTGTTCGTGTCGATCACGGTGATTCCCGTCGCCATTGATGCGCTGCGCCATGCCAACTCCGTCTGGGATACCTGGTTCGCCTGGTGCTGGGTCGGCTGGGGCGTGCTGTGGTTCCTGTACTTCCTGTTGCTGGCGATGCAGCGTCCGATCCTGAAATTCACCGGCGTTGCCACTGTCCTGGCAGGTATCGCCACCGGCTGGCTGCCAGGCTATCTGCTGCTGAGCGAATCGTTCAGATAG
- a CDS encoding LuxR C-terminal-related transcriptional regulator, whose amino-acid sequence MPAQTLAGSPHIEEAAGSAVWRSPLPESAVPDAMEKARLPAQNADSAYKADSVDSADPQAGELIYRIHAARDDDGWRGVVALVRDQFAAGMAVLARRHLAGGQGAVLHGAPDDPAFFRTFAQYSARNPWFLSSTAYQPLQVISGDDMLGSGDLVRTDYYQALLRPHRYLHRLCGVVAREADVVYYLELYRREDQRRFASKEKAEFRGLLAHMALSLENRWHRHSAADLSQALMRVIDGHPNATFLVERDGRIVYCNRSAQALCGQGSGLYQDGDYLAAVMPTDHRTLHEMLDTLAGASQGLPSKAGDTRDAHPGQATQAPTQVLAVSAPGFALPTTLTLQPAGASMRNGLGEERALVVVSARRQGAEHAHHDCLFARQFKLSEAQARVNALVFAGHSIASLAQVLHVSENTVRSHLKQIFQKTNTHGQMELVRLHAQHCPPA is encoded by the coding sequence GTGCCAGCGCAAACACTGGCCGGCAGTCCTCATATCGAAGAGGCCGCGGGCAGCGCCGTATGGCGCTCGCCGTTGCCCGAATCCGCTGTGCCCGATGCCATGGAGAAAGCGCGGTTGCCCGCCCAGAATGCCGATAGCGCCTATAAGGCCGATAGCGTCGATAGCGCCGATCCCCAGGCCGGGGAGCTGATCTACCGTATCCACGCCGCGCGCGATGATGATGGCTGGCGCGGCGTGGTTGCGCTGGTGCGCGATCAGTTTGCCGCGGGCATGGCCGTGCTGGCGCGGCGGCACCTGGCCGGCGGCCAGGGCGCGGTGCTGCACGGCGCCCCGGACGACCCGGCGTTCTTTCGCACCTTCGCGCAGTACTCCGCGCGCAACCCGTGGTTCCTCTCCAGCACGGCCTACCAGCCCCTGCAGGTGATCAGCGGCGACGACATGCTGGGCAGCGGCGACCTGGTCCGCACGGACTACTACCAGGCGTTGCTGCGGCCCCATCGCTATCTGCATCGCTTGTGCGGGGTGGTGGCGCGCGAGGCGGATGTCGTCTACTACCTTGAGTTGTACCGGCGCGAAGACCAGCGGCGCTTTGCCAGCAAGGAGAAGGCGGAGTTCCGCGGCCTGCTGGCGCATATGGCGCTGTCGCTGGAAAACCGCTGGCACCGCCACAGCGCCGCGGACCTGAGCCAGGCGCTGATGCGCGTCATCGACGGCCATCCTAACGCCACCTTCCTGGTGGAGCGGGATGGCCGCATCGTCTACTGCAACCGCAGCGCGCAGGCGCTGTGCGGGCAGGGCAGCGGCCTGTACCAGGATGGCGACTATCTTGCCGCGGTGATGCCGACCGACCACCGCACCTTGCACGAGATGCTGGACACGCTGGCCGGGGCTTCCCAAGGACTTCCCTCCAAGGCCGGTGACACGCGCGACGCCCACCCGGGCCAGGCCACGCAGGCGCCCACGCAGGTGCTGGCGGTGTCCGCGCCCGGCTTTGCCTTGCCCACGACGCTCACGTTGCAGCCCGCCGGCGCATCCATGCGCAACGGGCTGGGCGAGGAGCGCGCGCTGGTGGTGGTCAGCGCGCGCCGGCAGGGTGCGGAGCATGCGCACCACGATTGCCTGTTCGCGCGCCAGTTCAAGCTGAGCGAGGCCCAGGCGCGGGTCAACGCGCTGGTCTTCGCCGGCCACTCCATCGCCAGCCTGGCGCAGGTACTGCACGTGTCCGAAAACACGGTGCGCAGCCACCTCAAGCAGATCTTCCAGAAGACCAACACTCATGGCCAGATGGAACTGGTGCGCCTGCACGCGCAGCATTGCCCGCCGGCCTGA
- a CDS encoding ATP-binding protein yields the protein MRIKREYQSWVANETLEDYALRYAARSYRRWSPFTLANTAIGGVSFLALEAIGASVTLSFGFQNAFPAILLVCALIFLIGLPVAYHASMANVDIDLLTRGAGFGYAGSTITSLIYASFTFIFFALESAILAQALAIATGLNLTVGYLVCSLVIVPMVFFGVTLINKLQMWTQPLWAVLLVLPFAYILRHDPGVLAQWAAFTGRDAASPAFNVLAFGAATGVLFSLMGQIGEQVDYLRFLPDRTPRNRWSWWSALLLAGPGWIVIGGLKVLAGSLLAVLALQAGVPASHAMEPIHMYVWAYGQVFDRPEVVLAVAMLFVLVSQIKINVTNAYAGSLAWSNVFVRLAHYHPGRVVWLVFNVLIALLLTLLGIFSTLEAVLSVYSNLVIAWLGALVADLVVLKPLGISPRRIEFRRAYLHAFNPVGCGAMLIASLAGIGAYSGFFGALAQAYCAFIALGASFASAILIACATRGRYYIAREDPAPLDKHTDEPIRCCICERDYEAPDMAHCPFYAGPICSLCCGLDNHCHDACKAPGAAAQVQAAPWQGSFLRILPPHFLRRLARFLGLFVIAAAAMGAVFLLAYRLIGEGHAAHADGIGGLLLRVYSATLPLLAFGAWWIVLSHESRELAQAELMESLRHLESARKHLVDAEKMASLGGLVAGVAHEINTPVGIAVSAASYLQDRTSATQALVASNGLAPEALQRYLSDAAQSARLLLSNANRAAELVQSFKQMAVDQTSEKRRTFDLGDYIRETVVSLDPRLRDTHVQLLIDCPAGIAMNGYPGAVAQILTNLVMNSLVHAFGSGDTGPVRGTIRIAARLAAGDEVVIRYADDGSGIPDALHEKIFEPFFTSRRGKGGSGLGLHLVYNLVTQRLGGTIAVGHAGQANGGGTVFTLRMPRITPSAKATIPIVSARTLP from the coding sequence ATGCGCATCAAACGAGAATATCAATCCTGGGTCGCGAACGAAACGCTGGAGGATTACGCGCTGCGCTATGCGGCACGCTCTTACCGGCGCTGGTCGCCGTTCACGCTGGCCAACACGGCTATCGGCGGCGTGTCCTTCCTGGCGCTGGAAGCCATCGGCGCCAGCGTCACGCTCAGCTTTGGCTTCCAGAACGCGTTCCCGGCCATCCTGCTGGTGTGCGCACTGATCTTCCTGATCGGGCTGCCGGTGGCATACCACGCCAGCATGGCCAACGTGGACATCGACCTGCTCACGCGCGGCGCGGGCTTCGGCTATGCCGGGTCCACCATCACCTCGCTGATCTACGCCTCCTTCACCTTTATCTTCTTCGCGCTGGAATCGGCCATCCTGGCCCAGGCGCTCGCCATTGCCACCGGCCTGAACCTGACAGTCGGCTACCTGGTCTGCTCGCTGGTGATCGTGCCGATGGTGTTCTTCGGCGTCACGCTGATCAACAAGCTGCAGATGTGGACACAGCCGCTGTGGGCGGTGCTGCTGGTGCTGCCCTTTGCCTACATCCTGCGCCACGATCCCGGCGTGCTGGCGCAATGGGCGGCATTCACCGGGCGCGACGCGGCCTCGCCTGCATTCAATGTGCTCGCGTTTGGCGCCGCCACTGGCGTGCTGTTCTCGCTGATGGGCCAGATTGGCGAGCAGGTGGACTACCTGCGCTTCCTGCCCGACCGCACGCCGCGCAACCGCTGGAGCTGGTGGAGCGCACTGCTGCTGGCGGGCCCGGGCTGGATCGTGATCGGCGGCCTGAAGGTGCTGGCGGGCAGCCTGCTGGCGGTGCTCGCGCTGCAAGCCGGCGTGCCCGCCAGTCACGCGATGGAACCGATCCACATGTACGTGTGGGCATACGGGCAGGTATTCGACCGGCCCGAGGTGGTGCTCGCGGTGGCGATGCTGTTCGTGCTCGTGTCGCAGATCAAGATCAACGTGACCAATGCCTATGCGGGCTCACTGGCCTGGTCCAATGTGTTCGTGCGGCTGGCGCACTACCATCCGGGCCGCGTGGTCTGGCTGGTGTTCAACGTGCTGATCGCGCTGTTGCTCACCCTGCTGGGCATCTTCAGCACGCTGGAGGCCGTGCTGAGCGTGTATTCCAACCTGGTGATCGCCTGGCTCGGCGCCCTGGTGGCCGACCTTGTCGTGCTCAAGCCGCTGGGCATCAGCCCGCGCCGCATCGAGTTCCGCCGGGCCTACCTGCATGCGTTCAACCCGGTGGGCTGCGGCGCCATGCTGATCGCCTCGCTCGCCGGCATCGGCGCTTATTCCGGCTTCTTTGGCGCGCTGGCGCAAGCCTATTGCGCCTTTATCGCGCTGGGCGCTTCGTTCGCCAGCGCCATCCTGATCGCCTGTGCGACCCGCGGCCGGTACTACATCGCGCGGGAAGACCCGGCCCCCCTCGACAAGCACACCGACGAGCCGATCCGCTGCTGCATCTGCGAGCGCGACTACGAAGCACCGGACATGGCGCACTGCCCCTTCTATGCGGGGCCGATCTGCTCGCTGTGCTGCGGCCTGGACAACCATTGCCACGATGCCTGCAAGGCGCCCGGCGCCGCCGCACAGGTGCAGGCGGCGCCGTGGCAAGGCAGTTTCCTGCGGATACTGCCGCCGCATTTCCTGCGGCGGCTGGCGCGTTTCCTGGGCCTGTTCGTGATTGCCGCGGCGGCCATGGGCGCCGTGTTCCTGCTCGCCTACCGGCTGATCGGCGAAGGCCATGCCGCGCACGCCGACGGGATCGGCGGCCTGCTGCTGCGCGTGTACTCGGCCACCCTGCCGCTGCTGGCTTTCGGCGCGTGGTGGATCGTGCTGTCACACGAAAGCCGCGAGCTGGCACAGGCGGAACTGATGGAGTCGCTGCGCCATCTCGAGTCCGCGCGCAAGCACCTGGTGGACGCGGAAAAGATGGCCTCTCTCGGCGGACTGGTCGCGGGCGTGGCGCACGAGATCAACACGCCCGTGGGCATCGCCGTGAGCGCCGCCTCCTACCTGCAGGACCGCACCAGCGCCACGCAGGCGCTGGTGGCCAGCAACGGGCTGGCACCAGAGGCGCTGCAACGCTACCTGTCGGACGCCGCGCAATCCGCCCGTTTGCTGTTGTCCAACGCCAACCGCGCGGCGGAGCTGGTACAGAGCTTCAAGCAGATGGCGGTCGACCAGACCAGCGAAAAACGGCGCACCTTCGACCTGGGCGACTATATCCGCGAGACCGTGGTCAGCCTCGACCCGCGCCTGCGCGACACACACGTGCAATTGCTGATCGACTGCCCGGCGGGCATCGCCATGAACGGCTACCCCGGCGCAGTCGCGCAGATCCTCACCAACCTGGTCATGAACTCGCTGGTGCACGCATTCGGCAGCGGCGACACTGGCCCTGTGCGCGGCACCATCCGCATCGCCGCCCGACTCGCCGCCGGTGACGAAGTCGTGATCCGCTACGCCGACGACGGCAGCGGCATTCCCGATGCCCTGCATGAGAAGATCTTCGAGCCCTTCTTTACCTCGCGCCGCGGCAAGGGTGGCAGCGGCCTGGGCCTGCACCTGGTCTACAACCTGGTGACACAGCGCCTGGGCGGCACCATCGCCGTGGGCCATGCGGGGCAGGCCAATGGCGGCGGCACCGTCTTCACCCTGCGCATGCCGCGCATCACGCCCTCGGCGAAGGCCACCATTCCGATCGTATCCGCCAGGACTTTGCCATGA
- a CDS encoding EAL domain-containing protein translates to MNPSLSMPAWQVLLVDDDPDVHEITRLVLTDLTFSGRKIQFHSVYSGQACRAHLAAHPDTALVLLDVVMETDDAGLATVRYIREQLRNPDLQIVLRTGHPGMAPEREVVTGYEINGYFLKTEMTAQKLTSVVIGGLRAYQYVKALQQSHGLPQPVPRAPELPTSEAGSDAQVEAAIEQALYSGQYRLQAVSQFDLGCAAIAAIALLPAWPGPTGWMPHAEIANHVRSPSLIGAINAALLRRACELALAWHTDPQAALSSPARVSVPILLPLMAGAEESELLALPELLRQYLRETAQAGNVLDLQLPGSLLGTATEAARLACARIQEQGASVTLADVGDTPISLANLQRLLPDRLQIPQGYVRNVATDAKRAAIARAVIALAHTLGMQALANGLASSEELQFFKWEGCDIGQGDVLGGVWEATGRGSPGA, encoded by the coding sequence ATGAACCCCTCTTTGTCCATGCCCGCGTGGCAGGTCCTGCTGGTCGACGACGACCCCGACGTGCACGAGATCACGCGCCTGGTGCTGACGGACCTGACCTTCTCCGGGCGCAAGATCCAGTTCCACAGCGTATATTCCGGCCAAGCCTGCAGAGCCCACCTCGCCGCTCACCCCGATACCGCGCTCGTGCTGCTCGATGTCGTGATGGAAACCGACGATGCCGGCCTGGCCACGGTGCGCTATATCCGCGAGCAACTGCGCAACCCCGACCTCCAGATCGTGCTGCGCACCGGGCATCCCGGCATGGCGCCGGAGCGCGAGGTGGTGACCGGCTACGAGATCAATGGCTACTTCCTCAAGACGGAGATGACCGCGCAAAAGCTGACCTCCGTCGTCATCGGCGGCCTGCGTGCCTACCAGTACGTAAAGGCCTTGCAGCAATCCCATGGCCTGCCCCAGCCGGTACCGCGGGCGCCCGAGCTACCCACCTCCGAGGCAGGTAGCGACGCGCAGGTCGAAGCTGCAATAGAACAAGCGCTGTACAGCGGGCAGTACCGGCTGCAAGCCGTCTCCCAGTTCGACCTGGGCTGCGCCGCCATCGCGGCCATCGCACTGCTGCCGGCGTGGCCGGGCCCCACCGGCTGGATGCCGCATGCCGAGATCGCCAACCACGTGCGCAGCCCAAGCCTCATTGGCGCGATCAACGCCGCGCTGCTGCGCCGCGCCTGTGAACTCGCGCTAGCCTGGCACACGGATCCGCAAGCCGCCCTATCCAGCCCGGCCCGCGTCAGCGTGCCCATCCTGCTGCCGCTCATGGCCGGCGCCGAGGAGTCCGAGCTGCTGGCATTGCCGGAACTGCTGCGCCAATACCTGCGCGAGACCGCCCAGGCCGGCAACGTGCTCGACCTGCAGTTGCCAGGCAGCCTGCTGGGCACCGCCACGGAAGCCGCCCGCCTGGCCTGCGCCCGCATCCAGGAGCAAGGCGCGTCCGTCACGCTGGCCGACGTTGGCGACACGCCCATCTCGCTGGCCAACCTGCAGCGTTTGCTGCCCGACCGGCTGCAGATTCCCCAGGGCTACGTGCGTAACGTGGCAACCGATGCCAAGCGCGCCGCCATCGCGCGCGCCGTGATCGCGCTGGCGCACACGCTCGGCATGCAGGCGCTGGCCAATGGCCTGGCCAGCTCGGAAGAACTGCAGTTCTTCAAATGGGAGGGTTGCGACATTGGGCAGGGGGACGTGCTGGGCGGCGTCTGGGAGGCCACGGGTCGCGGCTCGCCAGGCGCCTAG
- a CDS encoding serine hydrolase domain-containing protein, giving the protein MQGRQTQGMSRERLGRVERFIDDAYIATGKLPGTLTQVWRRGELVLNSVLGLADRERQVPLAEDSIFRIYSMSKPVTSVAVMMLVEECKIALDDPVSKYIPAWENLGVYAGGFMESFQTRPAARPMLVVDLLRHTSGLTYGFQQNTNVDAAYRKQMLGELATGGTLDDMIGKLARLPLEFSPGEAWNYSVATDVLGYLVGKISGIPFETFLKERIFDPLGMVDTAFHVPQDKASRFCACYAVGSLGSKVVSARAPVLQDDPLTSPYLKPPSFISGGGGLVSTAADYMRFARMLLQGGELDGVRLLGPKTLALMTANHLPGGVDLPRMSRSMFSEATYDGVGFGLGFATTVTPATTLIPGSAGDFFWGGAASTFFWVDPQEDLIGLFLTQLLPSSAYPVRRQLRTLVYSAITEPGAAAR; this is encoded by the coding sequence ATGCAAGGCAGGCAAACGCAGGGGATGTCCCGCGAGCGGCTTGGGCGGGTCGAGCGGTTCATCGATGACGCCTATATCGCGACCGGCAAGTTGCCCGGCACCCTCACCCAGGTGTGGCGGCGCGGCGAGTTGGTGCTGAACTCTGTGCTGGGCCTGGCCGACCGCGAGCGACAGGTTCCGTTGGCCGAGGATTCGATCTTCCGCATCTACTCGATGAGCAAGCCCGTCACCTCGGTGGCGGTCATGATGCTGGTCGAGGAATGCAAGATTGCCCTGGACGATCCGGTCAGCAAGTACATCCCGGCATGGGAAAACCTGGGCGTCTACGCCGGGGGGTTCATGGAGAGCTTCCAGACGCGCCCGGCCGCGCGCCCGATGCTGGTGGTCGACCTGCTGCGCCACACGTCCGGCCTGACCTATGGTTTCCAGCAGAACACCAACGTCGACGCCGCTTACCGCAAGCAGATGCTGGGCGAGCTCGCCACCGGCGGCACGCTGGACGACATGATCGGGAAGCTGGCCAGGCTGCCGCTCGAGTTCTCGCCGGGCGAGGCCTGGAACTACTCGGTTGCCACCGACGTGCTGGGCTACCTTGTCGGCAAGATCAGCGGAATTCCTTTCGAGACCTTCCTGAAGGAACGCATATTCGATCCGCTGGGCATGGTTGACACCGCCTTCCACGTGCCGCAAGACAAGGCCTCGCGCTTTTGCGCCTGCTACGCCGTCGGCTCGCTCGGCTCTAAGGTGGTGTCCGCGCGCGCGCCGGTCCTGCAGGACGATCCCCTCACCAGCCCCTACCTGAAGCCGCCAAGCTTCATCTCCGGCGGTGGCGGCCTGGTGTCCACCGCGGCTGACTACATGCGCTTCGCACGCATGCTGTTGCAAGGCGGTGAGCTGGATGGGGTGCGCCTGCTGGGGCCGAAGACCCTGGCGCTGATGACCGCCAACCATTTGCCGGGCGGCGTGGACCTGCCGCGCATGTCGCGCTCCATGTTCAGCGAAGCCACCTATGATGGCGTCGGCTTCGGGCTCGGTTTCGCCACCACGGTGACGCCGGCGACCACGTTGATTCCCGGCAGCGCCGGCGACTTCTTCTGGGGCGGCGCGGCCAGCACCTTCTTCTGGGTCGATCCGCAGGAGGACCTGATCGGACTGTTCCTGACCCAGCTCCTGCCGTCGTCCGCCTACCCGGTGCGCCGCCAGCTGCGCACGCTGGTCTACAGCGCCATCACCGAGCCGGGTGCGGCGGCACGCTAG
- a CDS encoding Bug family tripartite tricarboxylate transporter substrate binding protein, whose protein sequence is MAFPLSRRAALGMAASAIALTLALPAGTALAQGSGRPVRLILPISAGSGVDAIARAAGPALGKSLGQPVVIENLPGAGGITGAAAVAKAPPDGTTLGLFSNNHVINPSVYKKMPFDAIKDFTPISVIGSTPLVLVVNPKVPAKNVQELIALLKAKPNSLNYASSGNGTIIQLAAEMFLDEAHAKARHVPYKGTGPMMTDLIAGQVEMGVVALNAVAPHLRSGTLRAIGLCGATRSPAAPDLPTIAEQGLPNYAVEGWFAVVGPAGLPPAEVKRLNMSFAKAFTSPDVLEAMKKQGNVISPSTPEAAARFFQSEAARYAALVKKANVTLE, encoded by the coding sequence ATGGCATTCCCCCTTTCGCGCCGGGCAGCACTCGGTATGGCCGCTTCGGCGATCGCACTTACGCTTGCCTTGCCGGCCGGCACCGCGCTGGCCCAGGGCTCGGGCCGGCCGGTGCGCCTGATCCTGCCGATCAGCGCAGGCTCGGGCGTGGACGCGATCGCACGCGCTGCCGGGCCTGCGCTGGGCAAGAGCCTGGGCCAGCCGGTGGTGATCGAGAATCTTCCCGGCGCCGGCGGCATCACTGGCGCTGCGGCGGTGGCCAAGGCGCCACCCGACGGCACCACGCTGGGCCTGTTCTCCAACAACCACGTGATCAACCCGAGCGTGTACAAGAAGATGCCGTTCGACGCGATCAAGGACTTCACGCCCATCAGCGTGATCGGCTCCACGCCGCTGGTCCTGGTGGTCAACCCCAAGGTTCCCGCAAAGAACGTGCAGGAACTCATTGCCTTGCTCAAGGCCAAGCCCAATTCGCTCAACTATGCCTCGTCGGGCAACGGCACCATCATCCAGCTCGCCGCCGAGATGTTCCTCGATGAGGCGCATGCCAAGGCTCGCCATGTGCCCTACAAAGGCACCGGACCGATGATGACCGACCTGATCGCGGGCCAGGTGGAGATGGGCGTGGTGGCGTTGAATGCCGTGGCGCCGCACCTGAGGAGCGGCACCCTGCGCGCGATCGGCCTGTGCGGCGCAACGCGCTCGCCGGCCGCACCGGATCTTCCCACCATCGCGGAACAAGGCTTGCCCAACTACGCCGTCGAGGGCTGGTTTGCGGTGGTAGGCCCGGCGGGGCTGCCGCCTGCCGAGGTCAAGCGCCTCAACATGTCGTTCGCCAAGGCATTCACCAGCCCGGACGTGCTGGAAGCGATGAAGAAGCAGGGCAATGTGATCAGTCCCAGCACGCCGGAGGCCGCCGCCAGGTTCTTCCAGAGCGAAGCGGCGCGCTATGCGGCCCTGGTCAAGAAGGCCAATGTGACCCTGGAGTAA
- a CDS encoding CaiB/BaiF CoA transferase family protein, whose product MAAEHACLPLAGVRVVEFTHMVMGPTCGMILADLGAEVIKVEPPGGDKTRNLPGLGIGFFRSFNRNKKSVVIDITTPQGQATAAELVGQCDVLLENFRPGLMAKCGLDYATLSARFPGLIYVSHKGFLPGPYENRLALDEVVQMMGGLSYMTGPKGRPLRAGTSVNDIMGGMFGAIGVMAALRERDRTGKGQEVQSALFENCVFLSSQHMQQFSMTREPPPPMPSRVSAWSVYDVFTLAEGEQLFIGAVSDKQFNTLCDVLQRPDLAADPALATNAMRVAVRPALLERLGEILKDHRVEALAPKLEAAGIPYAPIMRPEQLLDDPHLRASGGLVPMQTEDGGTTDVVLLPLLMGGRRPGVRMPLPGIGEHNDEILSGLGVHAPD is encoded by the coding sequence ATGGCCGCTGAACACGCCTGCCTGCCGCTCGCCGGCGTCCGCGTGGTGGAGTTCACCCATATGGTGATGGGCCCGACCTGCGGCATGATCCTCGCGGACCTGGGCGCCGAAGTCATCAAGGTCGAGCCGCCCGGTGGCGACAAGACCCGCAACCTGCCCGGCCTCGGCATTGGCTTCTTCCGCTCGTTCAACCGCAACAAGAAGAGCGTGGTCATCGATATCACCACCCCGCAAGGGCAGGCCACGGCAGCGGAGCTGGTTGGCCAGTGCGACGTGTTGCTGGAGAACTTCCGCCCGGGGCTGATGGCGAAATGCGGGCTGGATTACGCTACGCTGTCCGCCAGGTTTCCCGGACTGATCTACGTCTCGCACAAGGGCTTCCTGCCCGGTCCCTATGAAAACCGCCTGGCGCTCGACGAAGTCGTGCAGATGATGGGCGGCCTGTCCTACATGACCGGGCCCAAGGGCCGCCCGCTGCGCGCCGGCACCTCGGTCAACGACATCATGGGCGGCATGTTCGGCGCCATCGGCGTGATGGCGGCCTTGCGGGAGCGCGACCGCACCGGTAAGGGGCAGGAAGTGCAGAGCGCGCTGTTCGAGAATTGCGTGTTCCTGTCGTCCCAGCATATGCAGCAGTTCTCGATGACCCGCGAGCCGCCGCCGCCGATGCCGTCGCGCGTGTCCGCCTGGAGCGTCTACGACGTGTTCACGCTGGCCGAAGGCGAGCAGCTGTTCATCGGCGCCGTCAGCGACAAGCAGTTCAACACCTTGTGCGATGTGCTGCAACGTCCCGACCTGGCCGCCGACCCGGCGCTGGCCACTAACGCGATGCGGGTGGCGGTACGCCCGGCCTTGCTGGAGCGGCTTGGCGAGATTCTCAAGGACCATCGCGTGGAAGCGCTTGCGCCAAAGCTCGAAGCCGCGGGCATTCCTTACGCGCCCATCATGCGTCCGGAGCAACTGCTCGATGACCCGCACCTGAGAGCAAGCGGTGGCCTGGTGCCGATGCAGACCGAGGACGGCGGCACCACCGATGTGGTACTGCTGCCGCTGCTGATGGGTGGACGCCGGCCCGGCGTGCGCATGCCGCTGCCGGGCATCGGCGAGCACAACGACGAAATCCTGTCCGGCCTGGGCGTGCATGCCCCGGACTGA